A section of the Equus caballus isolate H_3958 breed thoroughbred chromosome 21, TB-T2T, whole genome shotgun sequence genome encodes:
- the SMIM7 gene encoding small integral membrane protein 7 has protein sequence MIGDVLLFGTLLMNAGAVLNFKLKKKDTQGFGDESREPSTGDNIREFLLSLRYFRIFIALWNVFMMFCMIVLFGS, from the exons ATGATCGGGGACGTCCTGCTGTTCGG GACGCTGCTGATGAACGCCGGAGCGGTGCTCAACTTTAAGCT gaaaaagaaggataCGCAGGGCTTTGGGGATGAGTCACGGGAGCCCAGCACAG GTGACAACATCCGGGAGTTCTTACTGAGCCTCAGATACTTCCGAATCTTCATCGCCCTCTGGAACGTCTTCATGATGTTCTGCATGATCGT GCTTTTTGGCTCCTGA